The following coding sequences lie in one Halorarum halophilum genomic window:
- a CDS encoding mandelate racemase/muconate lactonizing enzyme family protein, whose amino-acid sequence MDITDVETVQVQVDLDEPLGVSRGRETDIRSAAFVVVETDAGITGIGEGVGPEPYIVERIVEGKYAPRLIGEDPLDVERLWGAMLTDDLYWDRKGQGVAAASGVDIALWDIAGKYHEEPVYRLLGGDADGSGRLEAYASDLFWDDPDVMADRAAGYVDRGFSAVKTHLGRGVDADEERVAAIRDAIGDAALMVDMNCGYDRADALRVGRMLEEYDVYWYEEPLSPYDVDGLATLRGKLDVPIATGENEYTKWGFRELFEADAVDYAMPDTMRCGGITEEKKVCTLAEAFDVVCSPHCFTTGVGLAATMHVMAASPATKWLEFDTTDFPLFDALFTSSLAVEDGLVSLPEDPGLGVELDGSVVDEYRVE is encoded by the coding sequence ATGGATATCACCGACGTCGAGACGGTGCAGGTGCAGGTCGACCTCGACGAGCCCCTGGGGGTGTCGCGCGGTCGCGAGACGGACATCCGGAGCGCGGCGTTCGTAGTCGTCGAGACGGACGCGGGGATCACGGGGATCGGCGAGGGGGTCGGCCCCGAACCGTACATCGTCGAGCGCATCGTCGAGGGGAAGTACGCCCCCCGGCTGATCGGGGAGGACCCCCTCGACGTCGAGCGCCTGTGGGGTGCGATGCTGACCGACGACCTCTACTGGGACCGGAAGGGGCAGGGCGTCGCCGCGGCCAGCGGCGTCGACATCGCGCTCTGGGACATCGCCGGGAAGTACCACGAGGAGCCGGTCTACCGGTTGCTCGGTGGCGATGCCGACGGAAGTGGTCGGCTCGAAGCGTACGCGAGCGATCTGTTCTGGGACGACCCGGACGTGATGGCCGACCGCGCTGCGGGGTACGTCGACCGGGGTTTCTCGGCGGTCAAGACCCACCTCGGGCGGGGGGTCGACGCCGACGAGGAACGCGTCGCGGCCATTCGCGACGCCATCGGCGACGCGGCGCTGATGGTCGACATGAACTGCGGGTACGACCGGGCGGACGCGCTGCGCGTCGGTCGGATGCTCGAGGAGTACGACGTATACTGGTACGAGGAGCCGCTCTCCCCGTACGACGTGGACGGGCTGGCGACGCTCCGGGGGAAACTCGACGTGCCGATCGCGACCGGCGAGAACGAGTACACGAAGTGGGGGTTCCGCGAACTGTTCGAGGCGGACGCGGTCGACTACGCGATGCCCGACACGATGCGGTGCGGGGGAATCACGGAGGAGAAGAAGGTCTGCACGCTCGCGGAGGCCTTCGACGTCGTCTGCTCGCCGCACTGTTTCACGACGGGGGTCGGCCTCGCGGCGACGATGCACGTGATGGCCGCCTCGCCAGCGACCAAGTGGCTGGAGTTCGACACGACCGACTTTCCACTGTTCGACGCGCTGTTCACCTCGTCGCTGGCGGTCGAGGACGGCCTGGTCTCGCTCCCCGAGGACCCAGGACTCGGCGTCGAACTCGACGGAAGCGTCGTCGACGAGTACCGCGTCGAGTGA